DNA from candidate division KSB1 bacterium:
GAAATAGTAGAAATTCAACCAAACGAAAATCTCACCGACCACTGCCGGGTCGACGTAACGATCAAGTTCTCAATAAACGGGAAAACACGCGAAGTAAAAAACGACAATTATACTTGTTCAAGCCACGATTCGTTTGGGATTTATATCTCCGAATCAGACCTGCCAAAAACCAAAGGCTGGCACTTTGGAGAATTTCACTGTCACACGAATTACACCAGTGATCAAGTTGAATTTGGCGCACCTTTAAATGCCTCACTGCAGTTAGCCCAGGCGATGGGATTAACCTTTTTCTGCGCCACAGACCACTCTTATGACCTGGATGACGATCCAGACAATTATCTTAAAAACGACCCCTCTCACAAAAAATGGCACAGTTTTCAGGAAGAAGCTCGAAGGCTAAATCTGTCCAATCCCTCTTTCATTATTATTCCCGGAGAAGAGGTTTCAGCCGGCAATAGCAAAAATCGTAATGTTCATTTTCTCATTTTGAATCACCCAGAGCTTTTACCGGGAGATGGCGACAGTGCCGAAAAGTGGTTTAGAACCAAACCAAACCTCTTTATAAAAGAAATCCTGCAAAAAATCAATTCTGATTCTGTAGCATTTGCCGCTCACCCCGGAGTTAAGCCACCATTCCTGGAATGGCTTTTGGTACGGCGGGGGAAATGGAGTCTGCAAGATTGCAGTTATTCCGGTTTGCACGGTTTGCAAATCTGGAATGGCACAGACGACGGCTTAACCGAGGGCAAATCCCTATGGATTGAATTGCTCCTGAAAGGCAAGCGAGTCTTTATTTCCGGCGGCAACGACGCCCACGGCAACTTCAACCGCTTTCGTCAAGTCGGTTTCCCCTTTCTTACCCTGCGGGAAAACCATGAACATTTATTTGGAAAGGTCCGGACGGGAGTTTTTTTAGAGGATACATGTTCGCTGCCGACTCTTTTAAAGGCTTTTAAAAATGGCAGAATGTTAGTTACCGACGGGCCGTTCGTAGAGTTGCTCGTTAAGAATGCTCGCAGTGAATCAGCGAGATCAGGAGATTGTATCTCGGGAAAGAATTTCAAAATAGATTTGACATGTTTGTCGTCGCCCGAGTTCGGAAAACTCTCGGAGTTACGAATTTATAAAGGTGATCTAATAAACAGAAAAGAAAGCTTGTTCAAACGCGTCACAAATTTCAGTGAATTATTTGAATATCATGAAGAATTAAAACCAGTAGGGAATACGGCTCCTTCATATATAAGGGCAGAGTTGTATTCTAAAAATGAAGTTGGAATTTTGAAATGTTTTACAAATCCAATTTGGCTGAATACGTTCAATGACTTTTGCGACAGGGATTGCAAACCCCCGTCAGCATGAAAAGATTACAAAAGGGAGGGCTGCACATCTAAAACAACTTGATCTTCCTCACTATTTTCTTTAAGCTGCGGCCAAATTTTTTGGAGACAATCTGTACATGGCGTTCAGACCCTTCACCATGACTTGTCGTTTCGACCCCTGCAATATCCTGCAAAGCTGCGTGGACAATGTAACGTTCGTAGCTGCCCATTGGAGGCAAATCGCTGACTTCTGTTCCGGTATCAAACAACTCTTGAGCTTTATCTTTGGCAAATTTTTTGATGTTTCCGACCGGGTAAATAGTCAGTGTGAACTTATCCTCCTTTCGATAGGTTCTGGTTTCAAAGTCCGGATTGTGATCAAAATGCCGATGAACCATTTTTCTTTCAAACGAATTTAAGCCTTCGAGTGACTCAGCCTTAATTGACTCCTGTAACTTTTCTTCCACCCCTGAGATCAATTTGCGTATGTTTTGATCATCAGCTCCTCGGTCGGGGTATCTCCGGTCACTAAATCGTGGTTTTCTTCTTTCTTCATTCATGTCTCTTTCCGATAAATTATATTTGTTTTATTAAATTAGCTGGAATTTGATTAAAATCTCCATTGCTCATAAACAATACGACATCGTTCGCTCTTAAGTTTTCTTTTAAAAATGACATCATGCCCTCATCAGCAGGTAGAACCCTGCTTGGTGTATTTTGATTTTCGAGAAGTTGACAAATCTTTTCTACAGAAAGCCGTTCTCCTTCCGGCACTTTTTCCGGAACATACAAAGGAGTTAGAATGACCTTGTCGGCAACGGCTAAAGCCTCCACAAATCTACTTTGAAAAATATTACGTTTACTCGTAGCCGTACGCGGCTCGAAAACAGCCCACAATCTCCGCCTTGGGAAACGGCTTCGCAGCGCTTCAAGGGTTGTCTTAATTTCCGTCGGGTGGTGAGCAAAATCGTCGAAAACTTTGATCCCCCTTGCCTCACCGTGATATTGCAACCTGCGTCGCACATTTTTAAAGGATGCGAGCCCGTCTCGAATCTCTTCTGCTTGCAAGCCCAAAATATGACATACTGCAGTTACTCCCAGACAGTTTCTGACCATATGTAAACCGAACAGTGGCGTTGTAAAATTTCCAAACTTTTCTTTTTTAAAAAGAACATCAAAGCTCGTACCATTTTCCTCCGGCGAAATATTAACAGCTCGCCAGTCGGCATCTTCACTGAGTCCAAAAGTGATCAAGTTGGAAAATGTTTTAGAACTCAGTTTCTTCACAACGGGGTCATCCCAGCATGAAAGCAGATAGCCGTTTCGGGGGATTAGATTTATCAATCTGCTGAATGCAACTTCGACGTCTTCAAGATCCCTGAATATATCTGCATGATCGAACTCAACATTGTTCAGGATCACCAAGTCAGGCCGATAGTGTAAAAACTTAGAACCTTTATCAAAAAAAGCCGAGTCGTACTCGTCTCCTTCCGAAACAAATACTTCACCCTGGCCCAACTTTGAACCTTTGCCAAAGTTTTCGGGAATGCCGCCGATAAAAAAGCTCGGATCTTTTCCGGCACTTTCCAGCATCCAGGCCAACAAAGAACTTGTCGTGGTTTTACCGTGTGTTCCGGAAACAACACAGGAGTAATGCCCGCAAATAAAGAATTCACTAAGCGCCATTGGCAGTGAAATATAAGGCAATTTATTTTCAAGAACAGCTTCAACTTCCGGGTTGCCACGCGACATGGAATTTCCGATGACCACTAAATCGGGCGGAGGACTTAAATGGCTTTCATCATAGCCGTCGAAAACAGGGATGTCCATTTTTTCCAGGAACGTGCTCATCGGGGGGTAAACATTTTGATCCGAACCCCTGACTTCGTACCCCTGTTCCTTTAGCATTCCGGCGAGTGCAGTCATCCCGGTGCCGCAAATGGCTACAAGGTAAATAGATTTAATGGATTGTGGACTAAGATTCATTTATTGGGTTTAGTAAACGCCGCTCTCGTAAAAGTCAAATGAACTTTTTCATTTTGGGAACCACGATTACTTTCATCAAAACTAGAAGCCTGGTCATCAGTTGTCATTTTGCCAATGACAATCTCGAATCGATTTACCGCTGTCCATTTCTTGTTCTGTGTCGGAGAAAGCTGGTATTCAGATTGCGGCTGGTTATCAATTGTCAATCGAAGCCAGACTTTTTCTTTTACTCTTATTTCTAATTCAAGAGGTGAGCCAGCATGACCATTCTGCATTGAACCCGCTTCTTGAAGAACGATCTCCGCCAGCGCATTCTCTCTTTTTATAAAATTTTGCAAAGGTTCGGCCGGCTGCGCATGTATTTGAGATTTATATTGAAAATAAACAAGAATCAGGCTTATAAGCAGAACAAGTGATCCGACTCCCAAAGCCCATTCAATTGCTTTCTGTTTAGAGGAGGAAGGTCTGGTTTCAATTTCGACTTCTTTTTCATGTTCTTCTTTGTGTTTCTTTTTTTCCTCTTGATTTTGCGCATAACGATCTACTAAGTCGTCGCCATCAAGCCCCAATGCCAAAGCATAATTTTTTATAAAAGACTTTACATACGTTTCAGGCAGAAATGTGTAATCATTTTTCTCAAGTAATTTCAAATGCTCGAGACTAATTTTAGTTTTCTCATTTACTTCTTCTAAAGTCTTGCCTTGATCTTTCCGGTTCTTTTTAAGTATCCCTCCAATATTTTCCATCTTGTTATCCTGATTTTCTATCATCTGGTCAAGAGCTGCTTAGATAATCAGCCGTTGACTTAGTTAATCAAACTGTTAGTCTCTGATAAACTTTCCGAGCGCCTGATACAACTTTGTAACCGGCAAACCCATCACGTTGTAAAAACACCCGTCAATTTTCTCTACAAAAAGTGCCCCTTGATCCTGAATTCCATAGCCGCCGGCTTTGTCAAGAGGGCTTCCGGATTGAATATATCGAACAATTTCTTCATCTGCAAGCTTCCGAAAGCTAACCAGGGTTTTTTCAAATTCACTCACCATTTCCCCAGAAGGTTTCTCAACTATTGTGAAGCCGGTATAAACCGTGTGAGTTCTGTCACTTAACTGTCTTAGGATTTCTTTGGCTTGTTTGGCATCTTTGGGTTTGCCCAATATTATATTGTTCAGAACAACGATCGTATCCGCCCCGATAATCAAACCGCTTTTTATTTTTTCAGCAACTTTTAAAGCTTTCTTTTGTGCAAGCTCAAGAACATGCACTTCCGGAATTGTATAAACTTCGCTCTGTTCGTCTACCTGACTATCGACCACCTCGAAATCGAAGCCAATCATTTTGAGTAAATTTTCGCGTCGAGGTGAGGCCGAAGCTAAAATCAACTTCTTACCATCCAAATTTAAAAAGGAACTATTGTTCAAATTCCCTTACTTTCTACCATTAAAGTTACCGGTCCGTCGTTGTAAATTTTAACTTTCATCCTTGCGCCAAAAACGCCTTCCTCAACTTTTAAATCCATCTTCTTTAATTTATCGATAAATTTTCGATATAAAGGCTCGGAGATTTCCGGAGGTGCTGCGTGTATAAAGCTCGGTCTTCTGCCTTTCCGGGTATCGCCGTAAAGCGTAAATTGTGAAATCACCAGTATCTCGCCTTTTTCCTCAAGACAGGACAGATTAAACTTGCCTTCCCTATCTGAAAAAATTCGCAAATTCGCACATTTCCCGGCCAAAAATAGTGCGTCTTCTTCCGTGTCATTACCTGTTATTCCAAGAAGTATCACTAACCCTTTTTCAATCTGTCCCCTGACCTTACCTTCGATACTTACAGAACCTTCTGTTACTCTCTGAACTAACGCTCTCAAAGCATACTCAACCTAAAATCATGAAGTTTAATTTGGAAGACCGAGATAAATTGCAAGTAAACCGATGGGCATATCTGCTTTCAATGTTGCGGAAATTCGTCTCAGAGATTCCGGGGAGGGGTGTTTCCACATAAATCCCAGCGCGGCCACAATCACTAAATCGACTCCAATCAGTACAACCCAGAAATATATTTCTTCGTAAATACCAAAAATATAAGGAAAAAATGTGAATAGGATTAAGCTAAGAAAAACGACGGTCGTAACTTTTAACGCGGTTTTCGTTCCAAACCTAAGTGGAAGCGTCTGTGCCGAGACCGTTTTATCAGCACTTTGGTCCTCTATATCTTTAATAATTTCCCGGCCCAAATGAAATAGAAAAGCAAAGCCGGCCGGAACTAACGCTCCGTGCCAACGGCCGACCGCTATCCCTCCGTAAACAAAAGCTGAGGCTGAAAACAGGCTTACTGCAATATTTCCAAGAAAAACAGTTTGTTTTAATTTTGCACTATAAAAAAAAAGCCCAATGGATGTAATTACCGTCACAAAAACTGCACTCGGAAAAATAAATATACTAAGAAAAACACCTAAAGCAAACAAAATAATTGCGAAACCTGACACGCTACTCAGCCTTACGGCGTTGGAAGGTAGCGGGCGAAGCGGCTTATTCACACGATCGATTTCCACATCAAAATAATCATTGATTACGTTCCCGCCTGCCATAATCAGGCTCCCCGAAACACAGGCGAGTACGACTTTCCCCAAAGGATAAATTGCCCCACTCAAGGAAGCACCGACCCAAATAGTCAAAGCGCCAATGAAAATATTAATGGGTCTAATGAGGAGAAAGTAGCTTTTTAGATTAAAATTCATTTATTAAACGTATGTGAACTTTTCCATTTGAGAGCCGGTCACCCTCCCCAAGGCCGTAGTCAATGCCGAAGAGTCCGAGGCGTGTCTCCAGTCTCAGGCCAATTCCGTAGCCTACTTTCCAATCCTGAATCGCGATCACCTCATTATTTTCCAGGGTCTCCCGGAAGAAATAACCGACATCAACGAAAGTAAAAAAACGTGAGTGTCTTCCTAAAAGATAGCGATATTCGAAGTTTGTCCAGGCGATGCGGGAGCCCCTGAATTGTTCTTCGCGGTACCCGCGCAGAGTCCGGGTGCCGCCAAACCGATAGTGCTCTGTTATCGGAATGACCGGTTCATCGCTGGTTACCTGGCGGCCATGAATTGCTAACGCGAGCACCTGCCACCTAAACAAAGAAAAATAAGTCTCAAAGTCAATCAATAGCCGTTTTTGGTGTGACGAGTTATCAAGATTTGAGCTTTCTTCCACGATTTTTCTTCCCCATTCAAAAGCAGATGTATAGTACAAACCTTTTCCTGGATTCAGCAAATTATCAAGAGTGTTATAAGAAACGCCGACAGCTAAATTTAATGAACTACTTTTGGGAATGCCAAACCGTAAACTTCCCAACGAATCCGGTGAAATATTCCGCTTTGAAAATTGTGAGAAAAACGACAGGTTTTCACTGAATAGAAAACGAAAATCGAGACCGAGGTTTCGCTGAACGTAGCTGGTGTCTTGAATGAGCTGTTCAAAACTAAATCCTGCATTCAGGGGAAACCCACCGACCCAAGGTTCTAAATAACGAAAGCGCAGATCCTGAGTTTTTTCTGTCTTGCGCTGCCAATGTGCTTCGATTTGCCTGCCGGTGCCAAAAAGATTTCCAAAGGAAATATCTAGCAGCCCGGTCACAAAGCCATCGTTCATTTGAGTTCCGGGATTGTATCCAACAACGCCGTCAAACCTGTTATATCTCCCCTCAGCAAGTTCAATTATTAGTTTCCCGGAATTGTTCTTAAGTAATTCAAGCCGCGGCGGATTTACCCATTTAAAATATCCCAGCTTTTGCAACTTTGGCTGGATTCTGTCAACGTTTCGCTGGTTGTAAATATCGCCAATTTCCAGAGGCAGCTCTCGAAGAATAACGGACTCATTGGTCTGTTCGTTGCCGACAATTTCGATCTCTGCGATGGTTATTTCTGGTCCTGGCTTCACTATTAGTTTTATATCAATTCGGGACTCGTTGGCTTCACCCGAACCACTGAACCTTAGATCCGCCACATTTACTTTACAGTAAGGATATCCTTTCTCTTCATAATATTTGAGAATAGATTCAATATCTTCTTGCAGGATTTTTTTATTTAACTCTGTTCCGGGCTGGGTTCTTAAGTCTTCTACCAGTTTCTGACCTTCATCAATTCCGCCAATTGAAATTAGATCTATTTTGATCTTCTTCCCCTGATTTACGTAAACCGAAACATTCGTCCGTGTCGAGTCCGGATTGAACTGAAACACGACAGAATCAAATTTGGCAAAGTAGAAGCCATTTTCTGTAAATTTTTCTAAAACTTCCCGGCTGCGGGTTTTTATAATGTCTTTAGAAACGAAATCGCCTTTACGGAGTTTAAACCAGTTTTGGATTTTGCTGCTACTGATTTTTATATTACCAATTATCCGGAGTTGATCGAGTTTCGGGTTTGGGGAGTGGTCATCTTCATATGAGAAAACTGGCTTAACGCTGAGCAGGAGCGAGAGCAAAAGGAAAGTGCAGGTCAAAAATGTTCGCAGAACTTTTCGATCCCAAACGTCAATTAGGCCATCTGTCGGTATTGACCTATGCATCCCCGATACCCTCGTTCCAACGCTCCTGCTTTGGAACGTATTGCTTGTGTCCCGGATAAGCGAAGCAGAGCTTCGAATCCAATTGCGTGCCCAAACTTGAGTTTGGGCACGCGGTGAGTAATAAACGATTCTATCCCGAAGCTTCGGGATGGCATTGCTACTATATTTATCCACTAAAAATACTCCTAAAAAAAGGCCCGCATTTCCACTCTGGCAAAATGCTGAGTTTTCGGTCGATCCGGCTCGTTGCGGCCAAAATAGCTCATCGATGCCTGCACATTACGGGATACGCGGTAATCAAAACTAAAATTCCATCTCAAAGTCGTTCCAGCTCTTCGGCCACCGGTAAGCTCAAAAGGGATGAGCCGATTGTTTGGCGAAACGTCAACTTTAACCCATTCAATCTCTCCTCTGAGTCGGCCTTTGTTGCTGAGCGAGTAATTGGATCTCGGTTTAAAAGAAATCAAATTGGCCCTGGTCTGCGGGTTGAGTACAATATCCCGGTTCCGGCTGACCTGACTTCGCAATCCAAGCTCCAAACGCCTTTGCGGACGGTAAACGAAATTCAATTCCAATTTATCCGAACGCACTTTTCGGTCCTGCCGGGACATCGACTGAAAAATTCGGTCCTCAAGTGCATTAATGAATTCGACTTGCGCGCTTGTTTTATTTGAGAACCGGTAGAGTACTCTAAATCTTCTTTCAAGCACTTGCCGCTGCTGGCCGCCATCGACAAACTGGTTGTTTAATTCGAAGCGATTTCTGTAACGATAACGAATTGAAAACTTTCTGCTCTTTTCCCAAAGAAAGACGTCTTGCCGAAACTCCCTACTGCCAAAAATCGTACTGTCCTGTAGAAAATGATCTAGTTGTAGGAAATAGATTTTTGCAACATCTTTTTCTTTGGTCCTTTCATCAATTCTCACAAACGTTTCGCTTGAAATCGGCGACAAAGCTTTTTGTAGAAATCCTTTGTTTCGCGACTTAAAAAACCTCTTTGGTGCAAATCGTAAATCAGCTCTAACTCTTAATCCAATCACAGGTCTAAAATTTTTGGTTGTAAAAAGCCGACGAACAAAGTCGCCAAACGGGTCCGGTTCAAACTCATTCAATTCTTCATTAAACCTGAAATTGCCGCCGCCCTCCTTGACTCTTAAAAAGACTTCCTCCTGCAGTGCGACTTGTGTGTTTGAAGCCTGGTAATAAAAATTGCTCCTGATGCCGCCATTACGAGGTGAAAACCCGACTCGAATATCAGCGAGATCAGTGCGAGTATCTTGAATGCTGTCGTCTGAAAACTCCCGCTCACGATGAGTATAGGAAGCCGTCACATTGAAAGCACGCCAGTTCCTCAATGAGAGAGCATAGGTCTGCGTTTTTGCGATCGACTTTGGTGAAAATGTTTGACCCAGCCGATCTTTGTCATCGCGAACATTATATTTTGCCGACGTGGTTAAAGATTTGAAGGGTGAAATAACCAGGCCAGCCGTGTAAGAATCAAACCGAAAACCCGAGTCAACCGAATCTGTTTGCGAATCTTTTCTAATCTCACCTTCATATTCAAAACTCGGTTTAACCCTTTTCCAGTCGTATTCGGCGCGTCCCCTCTGTCTAAACCAGGTACTTTCCTGTTTGATATTTCGATCATTTCGATCAATAAATTCCATAAAGTAATTTGCCTTGGGCAGGTTCTTTTTATCCAGAATCGTCTGAAATTCCCAGCGATTCGACTTAAAAAAAGAAGATTTCGACAACCGTCCGACGCCGCCCTGAAAGGTTACCCCGGTTAAAGGCAAGTAACTGCCGCGAAACTCCGCGATGTTTTCTTGCGCACTTGAAACGGAATTTGAAATATTCCAGCGTCGATTAAATTCTGCAATGGTGGTTCGGTCAATATCTCGAAAATTCTCAGCTTTTTTTCGCAACTTCCCGGAAAAACTCAATCTTCCTAAATTCTTTCCACCTAAAATAATGTTTTCCGGCTGAAAATTTAGATTAACAGAATAGGCTGACCCTTGATTCGTAGCGTTATCTCTTGCGGAATAAATATTGCCATCAAAGTCACTCACGGCCAGCTCACTCTTAATATTAAAAAAAGGTGTTGGAGAAAGTTCTAAATTCAAGCCCGCGATGTCGTGCCGTTGCGCTTTTGGCAGAATAATAAATGGCTTATAGCTCCCTCTACTTTCGCCTGCAAATTCGAACCGTCCCAGGCCAATATTTCGATAGTCGCCCTGGTTCTCTCCAAAAAACGAAAAAGATACAATATGATCGCCCAATCCAGGTCCGACATAAATAAAGATCCCGGTCGAATCCATAATGTAAGCCCCGCTGTCTTGCCCAACAGACCTCCAACCGGGAACGACCGCTAAGCTGTCACCGGCGGCTTCGAGAATGGCCAATCTTTCCTCGTCCAATTCAAGATTCAGTGGACTGTCTTTATCATCGCTTTCACGAATATATGTTGCTCCGAATTTTACTTTGTCACCGAATAGCTTATATTGCCCACGCGCTGCAAAGAAGTCCCGTTGAAAACTCTCGGCCGAAAACTGAAAATCGACAGTAATGCGTGAGTCAGAAGTAATCAGGCGGTGTCGGGTGAACGTGATCTGGCCATTTCCATAATCGATGACATAATCATAGTTTTCGCCGCGGGCCATCCGTCCTCCATCAACCCAAACTCTTTCCGTGCCGGCAAGAACAATGATATTGATTTGACCATCCGTTCCCTGCAACTGATACGGCCCCTGGTTGCCCTCCTGACCTAAAAATTCATGGGTCGTAAATTGTCCTCTTGAAACCGCGGCTGAAAGAGTCACTGAATAGTTTTGAAAATCGGCCTGGCCCATAATACCTTCCAACTTTCGGCTATATCTGGTGAATTCGCTGCCTTGAAGGTCCAGATTGTAATCGCCGAGAGTCGCCTGCAGGTTGGGTCCTTTGATTTTTACAAATACTTTATCGATTTCCTGAAGCGTCTGTGTATTTCCTTCCGGTTGAATCGGTGTGTTTTGATCGGTCAGCGAAGCAACAACCTCCACATTATCAGTCAACTGTCCCGAAATCTGCATTCGCAGTCCGGAATCAACTTGCAGGTTCTGATTGGAACCGACAGAAATCCCACGGATGATGCTGCCGCTTTTTCTTAATTGTGATCCTATAATGTCGCGCGAAACTTGCTTCGGTTGCGGTTGACTATTTTCTGTCGAATTGGCGGAATCATGGGATTTTTCATTCTCGGGTTTTGCTAAAATGATTTCACGATGGGAGTATTCGGTTTTTAGAGAGAAGGGGAATATTTTATATTGAATCTTAATCAGACTTTTGTCTGAAGGCGGCTTTTTAAAATTTAGCGTCCCGGTTAAGTAGTCCAAAGAGTAGTCGTGTTCATTCTTAAGCAGAACCGAATCGATCCAAACCTTTTCTGAATAAGGAATAAGAAGGCTGTCGTGAAGCGGGAAGGAAAGTATTAAGCTATCGGCAATTAAAGTAATTTCCTTTTCAAATAGAGAAAAGCCTTGCCGGAGATCGCCATTCGATTGGGGAAACAGGAAAACCGGAAACAAAACGAAGCTTACTGCGGATAAATACTTTGCCTTAAAAAACTTTGAAAAACCTGGTCGCTCAGTCACAATTAAAACTTACAAGTTATGATAATTTTGCTTCGATCTTTCGCCGTATTCAGTTAGTTCAAGAAAAGGTGTCATTTCGCCTCCGACACTTCGGGGGAGAAATCTTGTTACGAAGAACGCATAACTAACAAGATGTCTCGACAAAGCTTGCCCAGAACCTGTCGAAGGGCTCGCATGACTCCTTGGGTCACTTGCTGGGTTAACTGGATAGCCGTTTAGATCTTTTCAAATTAGATGTTTCAATTGTAACAAAAGACTGAGCAACCCTCCATATTTATTTAATTCTCAATTAATTCAAAAACCTGAACACGATTATTGCCCGAATCAAGAACATAAATTCGTCCATCGAATACCGCAACATCGACCGGATTCTTGAAAGCACCGATTTTTGAACCTTCGTCGCCCCAGGAATAAATGAGCCGGTGATTTTGATCAAACACCACCAAACGGTCATTCCCTGAATCCGCAACGAAGAGCTTGTTTTGAGACCAGATCATGCCTTGGGGGTTGTTTAGCACACCCTTTCCAAATTTTGAAACAAAATTCCCGAAGTAATCAAATACGACGATCTGATTTGCACTTTGATCCGAGACATAAATTAAGTTGCCCGGACTGACTTCAACTTTGGCGGGATGCTCAAGCTGGCCATCCCCCCAATTAAAATCTCCAAAACTGACAACTGGCTCACCAAGTGTGTTGAGTTTTAATATCCTATTATTTTCGTTATCGCAAATAAAAAGTTCTCCATGGGCAGACACATCGACGCCACTGGGAAATCCAAATTGCAAATTAGTTGAAAAGGTTTCCTCCGAATAGAAAGAGGAAATGTAGTTTAGTTTTTTATCATAGCGTTCAATTCGTTCATTATTGAAATCGGCCACAAAAACCTCCAAACCGGTCTTTGCCGTAATATCCAGCGGGCGATCGAATTGTTCGGTTTCCCAACCGAAACCGCCAAGCGTGAACACATACTCCCCTTTATTATTAAATTTCACGATTCGATTGTTTCCAGTGTCTATAATGTAAACTGAACCTTCCGGATCAATGGCGATTGCCTGGGGTCGCGAGATAGACAATCCTAATATGGGCGCTTCAGGAAAAGCAAATAGAAACTTTACGTTATATTCTGTTACGCTCGCAAAAGGGGCGCTAAAGAACAGTACAAAATTAATAAGGAGAGTAAGCATAGATATTTTAACCAACTTTGCTTTTTTTACTTAGTTTCAATTTGCGCTCAAAGATGTTTCCATAAAAAGCAAAAAGCCGTTTCCCAAACACTTGTTTGAAACGGCCAATTTAAAATCAAAACAACATTTTTCGGAAAGTGGACTAAACTTCCATGACTTCTTCCTCTTTTTTGGCTAAGATTTCGTCCACCTCTTTAATATATTGATCCGTGAGTTTTTGAATGTCATCCATTGTGGTGTGGTATTGATCTTCGGAGATTTCATGTTCCCTTTCTATGGATTTCAACTTATCATTGGTGTCTCTACGCACGTTTCGAATTGTGATTCTTCCTTCTTCAACCAGTTTGTGACAGAGCCGAACTAAATCCTTGCGCCGCTCTTCCGTGAGCTGAGGAATTGGAAGCCGTATAAGTATGCCGTCGTTGACAGGATTTAAGCCCAGGTCAGCTTTTTGAATAGCCTTCTCGATTTCAGCAATCAGGTTTTTCTCCCACGGCTGAATGGTCAGTAGCCGGGCCTCAGGAGTATTTACGTTCGCAACTTGTTTAAGAGGAACCATTGACCCATAATATTCGACCCTCACCGTATCGAGCATCGCTGGAGACGCCTTGCCGGTTCTGATTTTGGAAAGTTCGCTGCGGGTATTTTCCACGCCCTTTTGCATACG
Protein-coding regions in this window:
- a CDS encoding geranylgeranylglycerol-phosphate geranylgeranyltransferase — encoded protein: MNFNLKSYFLLIRPINIFIGALTIWVGASLSGAIYPLGKVVLACVSGSLIMAGGNVINDYFDVEIDRVNKPLRPLPSNAVRLSSVSGFAIILFALGVFLSIFIFPSAVFVTVITSIGLFFYSAKLKQTVFLGNIAVSLFSASAFVYGGIAVGRWHGALVPAGFAFLFHLGREIIKDIEDQSADKTVSAQTLPLRFGTKTALKVTTVVFLSLILFTFFPYIFGIYEEIYFWVVLIGVDLVIVAALGFMWKHPSPESLRRISATLKADMPIGLLAIYLGLPN
- a CDS encoding D-tyrosyl-tRNA(Tyr) deacylase gives rise to the protein MRALVQRVTEGSVSIEGKVRGQIEKGLVILLGITGNDTEEDALFLAGKCANLRIFSDREGKFNLSCLEEKGEILVISQFTLYGDTRKGRRPSFIHAAPPEISEPLYRKFIDKLKKMDLKVEEGVFGARMKVKIYNDGPVTLMVESKGI
- a CDS encoding CehA/McbA family metallohydrolase, which gives rise to MNHYLLDFNFPFFEFTVLFLLYAETHYSFKGIYSRLKKMEPEIIADVPHRIKQGHPIPVLLLIKDAHQYPIELNSVHINLFSKEKKEFFPFEFNALKINEKFWHEIVEIQPNENLTDHCRVDVTIKFSINGKTREVKNDNYTCSSHDSFGIYISESDLPKTKGWHFGEFHCHTNYTSDQVEFGAPLNASLQLAQAMGLTFFCATDHSYDLDDDPDNYLKNDPSHKKWHSFQEEARRLNLSNPSFIIIPGEEVSAGNSKNRNVHFLILNHPELLPGDGDSAEKWFRTKPNLFIKEILQKINSDSVAFAAHPGVKPPFLEWLLVRRGKWSLQDCSYSGLHGLQIWNGTDDGLTEGKSLWIELLLKGKRVFISGGNDAHGNFNRFRQVGFPFLTLRENHEHLFGKVRTGVFLEDTCSLPTLLKAFKNGRMLVTDGPFVELLVKNARSESARSGDCISGKNFKIDLTCLSSPEFGKLSELRIYKGDLINRKESLFKRVTNFSELFEYHEELKPVGNTAPSYIRAELYSKNEVGILKCFTNPIWLNTFNDFCDRDCKPPSA
- a CDS encoding helix-turn-helix domain-containing protein — its product is MENIGGILKKNRKDQGKTLEEVNEKTKISLEHLKLLEKNDYTFLPETYVKSFIKNYALALGLDGDDLVDRYAQNQEEKKKHKEEHEKEVEIETRPSSSKQKAIEWALGVGSLVLLISLILVYFQYKSQIHAQPAEPLQNFIKRENALAEIVLQEAGSMQNGHAGSPLELEIRVKEKVWLRLTIDNQPQSEYQLSPTQNKKWTAVNRFEIVIGKMTTDDQASSFDESNRGSQNEKVHLTFTRAAFTKPNK
- the mpl gene encoding UDP-N-acetylmuramate:L-alanyl-gamma-D-glutamyl-meso-diaminopimelate ligase produces the protein MNLSPQSIKSIYLVAICGTGMTALAGMLKEQGYEVRGSDQNVYPPMSTFLEKMDIPVFDGYDESHLSPPPDLVVIGNSMSRGNPEVEAVLENKLPYISLPMALSEFFICGHYSCVVSGTHGKTTTSSLLAWMLESAGKDPSFFIGGIPENFGKGSKLGQGEVFVSEGDEYDSAFFDKGSKFLHYRPDLVILNNVEFDHADIFRDLEDVEVAFSRLINLIPRNGYLLSCWDDPVVKKLSSKTFSNLITFGLSEDADWRAVNISPEENGTSFDVLFKKEKFGNFTTPLFGLHMVRNCLGVTAVCHILGLQAEEIRDGLASFKNVRRRLQYHGEARGIKVFDDFAHHPTEIKTTLEALRSRFPRRRLWAVFEPRTATSKRNIFQSRFVEALAVADKVILTPLYVPEKVPEGERLSVEKICQLLENQNTPSRVLPADEGMMSFLKENLRANDVVLFMSNGDFNQIPANLIKQI
- the maf gene encoding septum formation protein Maf, yielding MDGKKLILASASPRRENLLKMIGFDFEVVDSQVDEQSEVYTIPEVHVLELAQKKALKVAEKIKSGLIIGADTIVVLNNIILGKPKDAKQAKEILRQLSDRTHTVYTGFTIVEKPSGEMVSEFEKTLVSFRKLADEEIVRYIQSGSPLDKAGGYGIQDQGALFVEKIDGCFYNVMGLPVTKLYQALGKFIRD